In Vigna radiata var. radiata cultivar VC1973A chromosome 3, Vradiata_ver6, whole genome shotgun sequence, the following proteins share a genomic window:
- the LOC106756705 gene encoding elongation factor Tu, mitochondrial: MATLLLRHSSSTSRRLFPLASQIHSSVSRSPLSTPNDSTTSSSSYSFNSNPWWRSMATFTRTKPHVNVGTIGHVDHGKTTLTAAITKVLADEGKAKAVAFDEIDKAPEEKKRGITIATAHVEYETAKRHYAHVDCPGHADYVKNMITGAAQMDGGILVVSAPDGPMPQTKEHILLARQVGVPSLVCFLNKVDAVDDPELLELVEMELRELLSFYKFPGDEIPIIRGSALSALQGTNDEIGRQAILKLMDAVDAYIPDPVRQLDKPFLMPIEDVFSIQGRGTVATGRVEQGVIKVGEEVEVLGLMQGGPLKTTVTGVEMFKKILDQGQAGDNVGLLLRGLKREDIQRGQVIAKPGSVKTYKRFEAEIYVLTKDEGGRHTAFFSNYRPQFYLRTADITGKVELPENVKMVMPGDNVTAVFELISAVPLEAGQRFALREGGRTVGAGVVSKVMS; encoded by the exons ATGGCCACTCTTCTTCTCAGACACTCCTCTTCCACTTCTCGCCGCCTCTTCCCGTTAGCCTCTCAAATCCATTCTTCCGTATCTCGTTCTCCTCTCTCTACTCCCAATGACTCCActacctcctcctcctcctatTCTTTCAATTCCAATCCATGGTGGAGATCCATGGCAACTTTCACCAGAAC GAAGCCTCACGTTAATGTCGGAACTATTGGACACGTGGATCACGGGAAGACCACGCTAACAGCGGCAATCACCAAG GTGCTTGCGGATGAAGGGAAGGCCAAGGCTGTTGCCTTTGATGAAATTGACAAGGCTcctgaagagaagaagagaggaatcACCATTGCAACG GCTCATGTGGAGTATGAGACTGCAAAACGACATTATGCGCATGTGGACTGCCCTGGACACGCGGATTATGTTAAA AATATGATTACGGGAGCTGCCCAAATGGATGGTGGTATACTTGTTGTATCTGCACCTGATGGACCAATGCCTCAAACAAAGGAGCACATTCTTCTTGCTCGCCAA GTTGGTGTGCCATCTCTTGTTTGCTTTCTAAATAAAGTTGATGCTGTTGATGATCCAGAGTTGTTAGAGCTCGTAGAGATGGAGCTACGTG AGCTTCTGAGCTTCTACAAGTTCCCTGGGGATGAAATCCCGATCATTAGAGGTTCAGCCTTGTCTGCTTTACAAGGTACAAATGACGAGATTGGAAGACAAGCGATTCTAAAATTAATGGATGCTGTAGATGCATACATTCCTGACCCTGTTCGCCAACTTGACAAGCCTTTCCTAATGCCAATTGAAGATGTGTTCTCAATTCAG GGGCGAGGAACAGTTGCCACTGGCCGTGTTGAACAAGGCGTCATTAAAGTCGGTGAAGAAGTGGAGGTGTTGGGTCTAATGCAG GGTGGTCCTCTGAAAACAACTGTAACTGGAGTTGAGATGTTCAAGAAGATTTTGGATCAAGGACAA GCGGGTGACAATGTTGGTCTTCTTCTCCGTGGTCTGAAGCGTGAAGATATTCAACGTGGTCAG GTGATTGCAAAGCCAGGTTCTGTAAAAACATACAAGAGATTTGAGGCAGAGATATATGTACTCACAAAGGATGAGGGTGGCCGACACACCGCATTCTTCTCTAACTATAGACCTCAGTTTTACTTGAGGACAGCTGATATCACTGGAAAGGTAGAGTTGCCTGAAAATGTTAAGATGGTTATGCCCGGAGACAACGTTACAGCTGTTTTTGAATTGATTTCAGCAGTTCCACTTGAAGCAG GACAAAGATTTGCCTTGAGAGAAGGCGGCAGAACAGTTGGTGCAGGTGTGGTGTCAAAAGTAATGAGCTAG
- the LOC106757258 gene encoding translin — protein MKPAFRNVALYCHVFSRSLNPNPLLLVSPFRRPETFHLSAPVSCFSSSMSEPQSSLEKQFDAFRVQLEQSGTLRDRIRSVASEIESSTRLIYATLLLVHQSRPTPGLLEKAKSQVNVLKEQYKELAEVLGGSSGQYYRYHGDWKSETQTVVSMLTFMHWLETGSLLEHKEAEETLGLGSDFGLDVEDYLIGVCFMSNELPRYVVNQVTAGNYDCPKKVLKFLTDLHAAFRMLNLRNDFLRKKFDGMKYDLRKVEEVYYDVKIRGLTPNGEPIGDLETKKPKDNL, from the exons ATGAAACCAGCGTTTCGAAATGTGGCTCTCTACTGCCACGTTTTTTCTCGTTCCTTAAACCCTAACCCTCTCCTTCTCGTATCCCCGTTTCGAAGACCCGAAACGTTTCACCTTTCGGCCCCCGTTTCGTGCTTCTCCTCCTCAATGTCGGAGCCTCAGTCGTCGCTAGAGAAGCAGTTCGACGCGTTCAGGGTTCAACTGGAGCAATCTGGAACGCTCCGTGACCGAATTCGAAGCGTCGCTTCGGAGATTGAGTCCTCAACCAGGCTCATCTATGCCACTCTTCTTCTCGTTCATCAGTCTCGCCCCACTCCCG GGCTTTTAGAGAAGGCCAAGTCTCAGGTCAATGTGTTAAAGGAGCAGTATAAGGAACTTGCTGAAGTTCTTGGAGGAAGCTCTGGGCAATACTATAG GTATCATGGTGATTGGAAGTCTGAAACACAGACTGTAGTTTCGATGCTTACGTTCATGCACTGGCTAGAAACAGGAAGCCTTCTCGAGCACAAAGAAGCTGAGGAAACACTTGGGT TGGGTTCAGACTTTGGTCTAGACGTTGAAGACTACTTAATAG GTGTCTGTTTTATGTCTAACGAATTG CCAAGGTATGTGGTGAATCAAGTGACAGCTGGGAACTACGATTGTCCAAAGAAGGTCTTGAAGTTCTTGACAGACCTCCATGCTGCATTTCGTATGCTTAATCTTCGCAATGATTTTTTGCGAAAGAAGTTTGATG GCATGAAGTATGACCTTAGAAAAGTAGAAGAAGTTTATTATGACGTTAAAATTCGGGGTTTGACACCGAATGGTGAGCCAATTGGAGACCTGGAGACCAAGAAACCAAAGGACAATCTTTAG
- the LOC106757768 gene encoding BTB/POZ and MATH domain-containing protein 2, translating into MGKILRETAKPSANSSSASPSSAAPATTSSTSVTETVRGSHQFKITGYSLSKGIGIGKYMASDVFSVGGYDWAIYFYPDGKSVEDNATYVSLFIALASDGTDVRALFELTLLDQSGKERHKVHSHFERTLESGPYTLKYRGSMWGYKRFFKRTALETSDYLKDDCLSVNCSVGVVRSRTEGPKIYTIAIPPSSIGHQFGHLLESRKGSDVNFEVNGEIFSAHKLVLAARSPVFRAQLFGPMKDQNTHCIKVEDMEAPVFKALLHFIYWDSLPDMHELTGLNSKWASTLMAQHLLAAADRYGLERLRLTCEASLCEDVAINTVATTLALAEQHHCFQLKAVCLKFIATSENLRAVMQTDGFEYLKESCPSVLTELLEYVARFTEHSDFMCKHRNEALLDGSDINGRRVKQRL; encoded by the exons ATGGGTAAGATTCTCCGAGAAACCGCCAAGCCGTCGGCGAATTCTTCATCGGCGTCCCCCTCTTCGGCGGCGCCCGCCACCACGTCTTCCACGTCGGTGACGGAGACCGTGAGAGGCTCGCACCAGTTCAAGATCACGGGCTACTCCCTCTCCAAGGGGATCGGGATTGGAAAGTACATGGCCTCCGACGTGTTTTCCGTTGGAGGGTACGATTGGGCGATTTATTTCTACCCCGATGGGAAGAGCGTGGAGGACAATGCGACCTACGTGTCGCTCTTCATCGCTCTGGCCAGCGACGGCACCGACGTTAGGGCACTTTTCGAGTTAACCCTTTTGGATCAGAGTGGCAAGGAGAGGCACAAGGTGCATAGCCATTTCGAGAGGACACTCGAAAGCGGGCCTTACACGTTAAAATACCGCGGTAGTATGTG GGGTTACAAAAGATTTTTTAAGAGAACAGCTCTAGAAACATCGGACTACCTTAAAGATGATTGTCTCTCTGTGAATTGTAGTGTTGGTGTTGTGAGGTCACGTACGGAAGGTCCTAAAATCTATACGATAGCAATACCACCTTCTAGCATTGGCCATCAATTTGGGCATCTACTTGAAAGTCGTAAAGGAAGTGATGTGAATTTTGAAGTGAACGGAGAAATTTTTTCTGCTCATAAATTGGTATTAGCAGCTCGGTCACCTGTTTTTAGAGCACAGCTTTTTGGTCCTATGAAAGATCAGAATACCCATTGTATTAAAGTTGAAGACATGGAGGCTCCAGTTTTCAAG GCATTGCTTCATTTTATATACTGGGACTCACTACCAGATATGCATGAGCTTACTGGCCTGAACTCAAAGTGGGCATCAACCTTGATGGCTCAGCATCTTCTAGCAGCAGCTGATCGATATGGCCTAGAGAGGCTTAGGCTGACGTGTGAGGCAAGTCTTTGTGAAGATGTAGCAATTAATACTGTGGCTACAACTCTAGCCTTGGCAGAGCAGCACCATTGTTTCCAGCTGAAAGCTGTTTGTCTCAAGTTTATCGCTACATCTGAAAATCTTAGAG CTGTGATGCAAACTGACGGATTTGAGTACTTGAAGGAAAGTTGCCCATCTGTTCTGACTGAGCTATTGGAGTACGTGGCCAGATTTACTGAGCATTCGGACTTCATGTGCAAGCATAGGAATGAAGCACTACTTGATGGCAGTGACATAAATGGGAGGCGGGTGAAGCAAAGGCTCTAG
- the LOC106757889 gene encoding uncharacterized protein LOC106757889, giving the protein MVQSLCLMASHGYPTGLVLHSQLGLAGTNMKGYQMSFPSPVAKVDLIRYESPYLKQSSGGESRKFQNEWVDYNEVINVDFSVQRPVLTDEKANCSSAVLFGFGIVEQCTKRDNITNLLMSETAEAGKDGANLSLLSKLKKLQLSGNGESQQPLSSLIYPSNQFIIRKPLLRLVQASALSSKITVHPDGQITFMGTAIELKDLVSVIAESYLSKSSRKGEKQSMVVPHFNWVNINELERSHPSTLKNQSTLTAPLKSPEKVKLKPSPRKSKKVGMDRDRYKNYSYACETLLTLMVDKKQRGRKAILSLKKFSSELFDLLTQFTASIGGTGLAFLLFVVCNLADGKATFCASNFFNTGFGLGLVCLAGAVNKLRITILNISKSAGKFGLKEEKMMQKLDESTRDIYYTAAALLAVVMLRFAS; this is encoded by the exons ATGGTGCAGAGTCTTTGTTTGATGGCATCTCATGGTTACCCAACTGGCCTTGTCTTACACTCACAACTGGGTTTGGCGGGTACCAACATGAAG GGCTACCAAATGTCCTTTCCTTCTCCAGTAGCGAAAGTCGACCTGATTAGATATGAGTCTCCTTATCTCAAGCAAAGCTCAGGTGGGGAGTCAAGGAAATTCCAAAATGAATGGGTTGATTACAATGAGGTTATTAATGTTGACTTCTCAGTTCAACGTCCCGTGCTTACTGATGAAAAAG CAAACTGCTCAAGTGCAGTCCTTTTTGGCTTTGGAATTGTTGAACAATGCACTAAGCGTGATAACATTACAAATTTGCTAATGTCTGAGACTGCTGAAGCAGGGAAAGATGGAGCAAATTTATCTTTGTTATCGAAGTTGAAGAAATTGCAGTTGTCAGGCAATGGTGAATCTCAGCAACCATTGTCATCCCTTATCTATCCAAGTAATCAATTCATTATTCGGAAGCCTTTACTGCGTTTAGTTCAAGCTTCAGCCCTTTCTTCAAAGATCACGGTTCATCCAGATGGTCAAATCACATTTATGGGTACTGCAATTGAGTTGAAAGATCTTGTCTCTGTAATTGCTGAGTCATACTTATCAAAAAGCTCACGAAAGGGTGAAAAGCAATCTATGGTTGTTCCACACTTCAATTG GGTGAATATCAATGAATTAGAGAGAAGTCATCCCTCTACATTGAAGAATCAATCCACCTTGACTGCTCCTTTAAAGAG CCCTGAGAAAGTGAAACTCAAGCCATCTCCAAGAAAGAGCAAGAAAGTAGGCATGGACAGGGATCGCTACAAAAACTATTCGTATGCATGTGAGACCCTTCTGACCCTGATGGTGGACAAGAAGCAGCGTGGCAGGAAAGCAATTCTCTCCCTGAAGAAATTTAGCTCTGAGCTTTTTGATCTCCTGACACAGTTTACTGCCAGTATTGGTGGAACCGGCCTTGCTTTTCTGCTATTTGTTGTGTGTAACCTAGCTGATGGAAAGGCTACCTTCTGTGCTTCTAACTTTTTCAACACTGGGTTTGGATTGGGGTTGGTTTGTCTTGCTGGGGCAGTAAATAAGCTCAGGATCACAATTTTGAACATCAGCAAGAGCGCAGGAAAGTTTGgtttgaaagaagagaaaatgatgCAGAAGCTGGATGAGAGCACAAGAGATATTTACTATACTGCTGCAGCATTGCTAGCAGTGGTGATGCTTAGATTTGCTTCTTGA